One genomic window of Bartonella sp. HY038 includes the following:
- a CDS encoding TetR/AcrR family transcriptional regulator codes for MARKRDEMINETREKLIKSARHAFSQSGFAAASMDELTKEAGLTRGALYHHFGGKMGLLKAVIAQIEQEIDSDIRSKTLNISDKWQLFATECQIYLTNMLNHDVQQILMRDGPAVLGDISTWESQGYYIKIMAIALQELIHEGTIASCDCEALARLINGALMHAAAWIANAANPNEALEKSLCAFNLLLEGLKTS; via the coding sequence TTGGCGCGTAAACGAGATGAAATGATTAACGAAACGCGGGAAAAGCTTATAAAATCTGCTCGTCATGCCTTTTCACAAAGTGGCTTTGCTGCAGCTTCAATGGATGAGTTGACCAAAGAAGCAGGTCTTACTCGCGGTGCACTTTATCATCATTTTGGTGGTAAAATGGGTTTGCTAAAAGCGGTTATTGCGCAAATTGAGCAAGAAATAGATAGCGATATTCGCTCAAAAACCCTAAATATCAGCGATAAATGGCAATTATTTGCAACTGAGTGCCAAATTTATTTAACCAATATGCTTAATCATGATGTGCAGCAAATTTTAATGCGTGATGGTCCTGCCGTGCTAGGGGATATTTCAACATGGGAAAGTCAAGGCTATTATATAAAAATCATGGCAATTGCCTTGCAAGAATTAATCCATGAAGGCACAATAGCATCTTGTGACTGTGAGGCATTGGCACGGCTTATTAATGGTGCTTTAATGCATGCAGCAGCTTGGATTGCCAATGCTGCAAACCCCAATGAAGCGCTTGAAAAATCGCTTTGTGCTTTTAACTTGCTGCTTGAAGGGTTGAAAACATCATGA
- a CDS encoding CoA ester lyase: protein MTKNKPRLKSKRRSCLFVPAINKRAMEKTLQLDVDVVIFDLEDSVGIADKAAAIGNLQQFFKDHQQLPYFTTIRINPVIGKDINELQQVAALNIDALVLPKVENIDELDFVYAICKTSAQRPIPVWAMIETPKGILAAASIASHPSVTCLIVGPNDIALASGVASVVDEGVVDEGAVNHGAKRQYLVPWLMQIVLAAKAYNRRVLDGVFNDYKDLVGFEDECRQAKAMGFDGKTLIHPSQIETANVIFQPTLSQVEWAQEIITAFALPENIGKGVISLNGKMVEDLHLKQAQRILANSSDTR, encoded by the coding sequence ATGACAAAGAATAAACCCAGATTAAAATCTAAGCGTAGATCCTGCTTATTTGTTCCCGCTATCAATAAGCGGGCAATGGAAAAGACTTTGCAATTGGATGTTGATGTCGTCATTTTTGACCTTGAGGACTCGGTGGGAATTGCAGACAAGGCGGCAGCAATTGGCAATCTGCAACAATTTTTTAAAGATCATCAACAATTACCCTATTTTACCACCATTCGTATTAATCCAGTGATTGGTAAAGATATTAATGAACTGCAACAGGTTGCAGCTCTTAATATTGATGCGCTGGTTTTGCCCAAAGTTGAAAATATCGATGAATTAGATTTCGTCTATGCTATTTGTAAAACATCAGCCCAAAGGCCTATACCGGTTTGGGCAATGATTGAAACGCCAAAGGGGATTTTGGCCGCCGCATCTATTGCTAGTCATCCAAGTGTGACATGTCTCATTGTTGGGCCAAATGATATTGCATTGGCTAGCGGTGTTGCGAGTGTGGTTGATGAAGGCGTGGTTGATGAAGGCGCGGTTAATCATGGCGCAAAACGCCAATATCTTGTTCCTTGGCTTATGCAAATTGTGCTTGCTGCCAAAGCCTATAATCGCCGTGTTTTAGATGGCGTTTTTAATGATTACAAGGATTTGGTGGGTTTTGAAGATGAATGCCGCCAAGCTAAGGCCATGGGCTTTGATGGTAAGACGCTTATTCACCCTAGCCAAATTGAAACCGCAAATGTGATTTTTCAGCCAACATTAAGCCAAGTGGAATGGGCGCAAGAAATAATTACCGCTTTTGCTTTGCCTGAAAATATCGGTAAAGGCGTTATTTCTTTAAATGGTAAAATGGTTGAAGATTTACACTTAAAGCAAGCGCAACGCATTTTAGCCAATAGTAGCGATACCAGATAG
- a CDS encoding sugar O-acetyltransferase — protein sequence MSEKQKMLAGELYNASDGELILERKQAFSWMKTLNDAFAMDDNERLSLLRQGLGSVGDNVTIRSPFYCDYGYNISIGKDVFINFNCVILDGCSVEIGDGCEIAPNVQIVTATHPTDAKLREQKLEYGKPIKIGKNAWIGAGSIILPGVTIGDGATIGAASLVTRDIPANCIAFGSPARVR from the coding sequence ATGAGTGAAAAGCAAAAAATGCTGGCTGGTGAACTTTATAATGCTAGTGATGGGGAACTTATTTTAGAGCGAAAGCAAGCTTTTTCATGGATGAAAACCTTAAATGACGCTTTTGCGATGGATGATAATGAGCGACTTAGCTTGTTGCGGCAAGGCCTTGGCAGTGTGGGCGATAATGTCACCATTCGCTCGCCCTTTTATTGCGATTATGGTTATAATATATCCATTGGCAAAGATGTTTTCATTAATTTCAACTGTGTCATTCTTGATGGTTGCAGTGTTGAGATTGGTGATGGCTGTGAAATTGCCCCAAATGTGCAGATTGTAACGGCAACGCACCCCACTGACGCTAAGTTGCGCGAACAAAAGCTTGAATATGGCAAGCCGATAAAAATTGGTAAAAATGCTTGGATTGGTGCGGGAAGTATTATATTGCCCGGCGTTACCATTGGCGATGGCGCAACCATTGGCGCGGCAAGCCTTGTTACGCGCGATATTCCGGCAAATTGCATCGCTTTTGGTTCGCCGGCGCGGGTGCGTTAA
- a CDS encoding tellurite resistance TerB family protein — MAELTPHEGLIFVMVTTAAADAAMSERELASIVTIVNHYPVFAGFDSDRLDALAAECLGHLEEESGLEHILDLAHEALPEKLYDTAYALAVEIASADLNVNQEELEFLQMMQDRWELDELTVAALERSARLRFRKL; from the coding sequence ATGGCTGAGCTAACTCCCCATGAAGGTTTGATATTTGTCATGGTAACCACTGCGGCGGCCGATGCTGCAATGTCTGAGCGGGAATTGGCAAGCATTGTTACCATTGTAAACCATTACCCCGTTTTTGCCGGCTTTGATAGCGACCGTCTAGATGCTTTAGCGGCTGAATGCTTAGGGCACTTGGAAGAAGAAAGCGGTCTTGAACACATTCTTGACCTCGCGCATGAAGCATTACCAGAAAAGCTTTATGATACTGCCTATGCGCTTGCGGTTGAGATTGCCTCGGCTGATTTAAATGTTAATCAAGAAGAGCTTGAATTTTTGCAAATGATGCAAGATCGTTGGGAGCTTGATGAGTTAACCGTTGCCGCATTAGAGCGTAGCGCACGTTTACGTTTCCGAAAATTATAG
- a CDS encoding lysine--tRNA ligase — protein sequence MASDFSSTLLISPESVTLAGDAKAWPFEEARKIVKRYEKKGFPDEVLFETGYGPSGLPHIGTFGEVARTTMVRHAFHVLTENKVKTRLICFSDDMDGLRKVPDNVPNKEMLEAALGKPLTQVPDPFLSEYPSFGAANNARLRAFLDRFGFDYEFASATDYYTSGRFDETLLLMLKNYDKVINIILPTLGEERRATYSPFLPISPFSGKVLQVPIIARDEARGTITYVEPETGETIETEVTGGKVKCQWKADWAMRWTALGIDYEMAGKDLIDSVTLSSKICKVLGGTPPEGFNYELFLDDKGAKISKGKGNGLTIDEWLTYAPTESLGLYMFQKPKTAKKLYFDVIPKAVDEYYTYLSAYGRQDWKERLNNPVWHMHNGNPPAIDLPVSFAMLLNLVSASNAENKNVLWGFISRYADGVTPENNKSLDDLVGYAIGYFNDFVKPTKKFRAPDEVERETLIAIDKNLSALDLQADGNIIQNALLDVARKIERYQDSAKKGPDGGPGVSVMFFQMLYEVLIGQERGPRFGSFVALYGINETRERIQQALNGELLN from the coding sequence ATGGCGTCCGATTTTTCCTCCACCCTCCTTATATCCCCTGAAAGCGTGACTTTAGCAGGTGATGCGAAAGCTTGGCCTTTCGAAGAGGCACGAAAAATTGTCAAACGTTATGAGAAAAAAGGTTTTCCTGATGAAGTCTTGTTTGAAACTGGCTATGGTCCGTCAGGCCTGCCGCATATCGGCACTTTTGGTGAGGTTGCCCGCACCACCATGGTGCGCCATGCTTTCCATGTTTTAACCGAGAATAAAGTTAAAACGCGCCTTATCTGTTTTTCTGATGATATGGATGGTTTGCGTAAAGTGCCTGATAATGTTCCTAATAAGGAAATGTTAGAGGCAGCGCTCGGTAAGCCCCTTACTCAAGTGCCTGACCCATTTTTAAGTGAATATCCATCTTTTGGTGCGGCTAATAATGCACGTTTACGTGCCTTTCTCGATCGCTTTGGCTTTGATTATGAATTTGCAAGTGCAACCGATTATTATACATCAGGTCGCTTTGATGAAACCTTGCTACTAATGCTTAAAAATTATGACAAGGTCATTAACATTATTTTGCCAACCCTTGGTGAAGAACGCCGTGCTACCTATTCACCATTTTTGCCAATTAGCCCATTTTCTGGCAAGGTTTTGCAAGTGCCAATTATTGCCCGCGATGAAGCGCGTGGCACAATTACCTATGTTGAGCCTGAAACAGGTGAAACCATTGAGACAGAAGTAACCGGTGGCAAAGTAAAATGCCAGTGGAAAGCTGACTGGGCAATGCGTTGGACTGCCCTTGGCATTGATTATGAAATGGCTGGTAAGGATTTGATCGATTCAGTTACCCTGTCGTCAAAAATTTGTAAGGTTTTAGGTGGCACGCCGCCTGAAGGCTTTAATTATGAATTGTTCCTTGATGATAAGGGTGCAAAAATCTCCAAAGGCAAGGGCAATGGTCTTACCATTGATGAATGGCTTACTTATGCACCGACTGAAAGCCTTGGACTTTATATGTTCCAAAAGCCAAAAACCGCTAAAAAACTTTATTTTGATGTGATCCCTAAAGCGGTTGATGAATATTATACTTATCTTTCAGCCTATGGTCGTCAGGATTGGAAAGAGCGCTTAAATAATCCAGTTTGGCATATGCATAATGGTAATCCACCGGCGATTGATTTACCTGTTTCTTTTGCGATGCTGTTGAATTTGGTGAGTGCATCCAATGCTGAAAATAAAAATGTGCTTTGGGGCTTTATCTCGCGCTATGCTGATGGTGTAACACCAGAAAATAATAAAAGCCTTGATGATCTTGTTGGCTATGCCATTGGTTATTTTAATGATTTTGTTAAACCTACAAAAAAATTCCGCGCCCCTGATGAGGTTGAGCGTGAAACATTAATAGCTATTGATAAAAATCTTAGTGCGCTTGACTTGCAAGCTGATGGCAATATCATTCAAAATGCTTTGCTTGACGTGGCACGTAAGATTGAACGCTATCAAGATAGTGCGAAAAAAGGCCCTGATGGCGGCCCCGGCGTATCGGTTATGTTCTTCCAAATGCTTTATGAAGTATTGATTGGTCAAGAGCGCGGTCCGCGTTTTGGTTCTTTTGTCGCGCTTTATGGCATTAATGAAACGCGCGAGCGCATTCAGCAAGCCTTAAATGGTGAATTGTTAAATTAA
- a CDS encoding peptide chain release factor 3, whose amino-acid sequence MSEASEVKRRRTFAIIAHPDAGKTTLTEKLLLFGGAIQLAGEVKAKKDRIQTRSDWMNIERDRGISVVTSVMTFEYKDCIFNLLDTPGHEDFADDTYRTLTAVDSAVMVLDGARGIEPRTLKLFEVCRMRNIPIVTFVNKMDREARDPLEILDEIEEKLALDTAPVTWPIGAGKNFAGSFSLHENSVRQKDEEETPRPVSGPEEAAELLPENERDMFVDGVVLARDACKRFDLQSFSEGHMTPVYFGSALRNYGVRDLIDALVDFGPQPRDQVADTRTVHAVEPKMTGFVFKIQANMDPNHRDRIAFLRVCSGTLSRGMKAKLVRTGKPMTLSTPQFFFARSRQIADEAFAGDVVGIPNHGTLRIGDTLTEGEDLLFRGVPNFAPEILRRVRLGDAMKAKKLREALQQMAEEGVVQLFTPDDGSPAIVGVVGALQIDVLTERLKVEYSLPVGFEVARFTICRWISADSQEELDKFIAAHRADIAHDLDNDPVFLAQNVFSLNYEAERWKAIRFAAVKDYQVRAN is encoded by the coding sequence ATGAGTGAAGCCAGCGAGGTCAAACGGCGCCGGACTTTTGCGATTATCGCCCACCCCGATGCTGGTAAAACAACTCTTACCGAAAAGCTTTTGCTGTTTGGTGGTGCCATTCAGCTTGCTGGTGAAGTCAAGGCTAAAAAAGACCGTATTCAAACCCGCTCTGATTGGATGAATATCGAGCGGGATCGTGGTATTTCGGTTGTAACTTCAGTGATGACCTTTGAATATAAGGATTGTATTTTCAATCTTCTTGATACTCCTGGCCATGAAGACTTTGCCGATGATACTTATCGCACCTTAACGGCTGTGGATAGCGCGGTCATGGTGCTTGATGGCGCACGCGGTATTGAGCCACGAACATTAAAATTGTTTGAAGTTTGCCGTATGCGCAATATTCCGATTGTTACCTTTGTTAACAAAATGGATCGCGAAGCGCGTGATCCTTTGGAAATTTTGGATGAGATCGAAGAAAAATTAGCACTTGATACCGCGCCAGTTACTTGGCCAATTGGTGCAGGTAAAAATTTCGCCGGTAGCTTTTCCTTACATGAAAATAGCGTGCGCCAAAAGGATGAGGAAGAAACGCCAAGACCAGTAAGTGGGCCGGAAGAGGCTGCAGAATTACTGCCTGAAAATGAGCGGGATATGTTTGTGGATGGTGTGGTTCTCGCGCGCGATGCTTGTAAGCGTTTTGATTTACAATCTTTCAGTGAAGGCCATATGACACCGGTTTATTTTGGCTCGGCACTGCGCAATTATGGTGTGCGTGATTTGATTGATGCGCTGGTGGACTTTGGTCCGCAGCCGCGTGACCAAGTGGCCGATACAAGAACCGTTCATGCCGTTGAACCTAAAATGACTGGCTTTGTATTTAAAATTCAAGCCAATATGGATCCTAACCATCGCGACCGCATTGCCTTTTTGCGTGTTTGCTCTGGCACTTTATCGCGTGGTATGAAAGCAAAATTGGTGCGCACTGGCAAACCAATGACCCTTTCAACCCCGCAATTCTTCTTTGCACGTTCACGCCAAATTGCCGATGAAGCCTTTGCAGGTGATGTGGTTGGCATTCCAAATCATGGCACGCTGCGTATTGGTGACACGTTGACCGAGGGCGAAGATTTGCTGTTTAGAGGCGTACCTAATTTTGCGCCAGAAATTTTGCGTCGTGTGCGCCTTGGCGATGCGATGAAAGCCAAAAAACTGCGCGAAGCCTTGCAACAAATGGCAGAAGAAGGGGTTGTTCAGCTCTTTACGCCCGATGATGGCTCACCGGCGATCGTCGGCGTGGTCGGCGCCTTGCAAATTGATGTATTGACCGAGCGTTTAAAGGTTGAATATTCTTTGCCTGTTGGTTTTGAAGTGGCTCGTTTTACAATTTGCCGTTGGATTAGTGCAGATAGTCAAGAAGAACTAGATAAATTTATTGCAGCTCATCGCGCTGATATTGCTCATGATCTTGATAATGATCCGGTATTCTTGGCACAAAATGTCTTTTCTTTGAATTATGAAGCAGAGCGGTGGAAAGCCATTCGCTTTGCAGCGGTGAAAGATTATCAGGTGCGAGCAAATTAG
- a CDS encoding arylesterase, which produces MLQKLYYASFAFFLSLFLSFTAHAQADNNPSDAIGEGQATDLDPALIPNSPFRIIGFGDSLMAGYQLEQDQSFAAVLEKKLSSEGYEVIVDNAGVSGDTTTAGLSRLDWSVPDDAKLVILELGANDMLRGIEPEVTEQNLDAMLARLQSRKIPVLLAGMMAAPNMGVENVTKFNAIYPRLAQKYNVTLYPFFLDGVAGQSQYQLSDGMHPNKQGVELMVDRFLPTIKAELQKLGVEPLQDSE; this is translated from the coding sequence ATGCTGCAAAAACTTTATTATGCGAGTTTCGCGTTTTTTTTAAGCTTATTTTTAAGTTTTACTGCGCATGCACAAGCAGATAATAACCCATCTGATGCGATAGGTGAGGGGCAGGCAACAGATCTTGATCCTGCTCTTATTCCAAATAGTCCATTTCGTATAATTGGCTTTGGCGATAGCCTTATGGCTGGCTATCAGCTTGAGCAAGACCAATCTTTTGCAGCTGTTTTGGAAAAAAAACTAAGCAGTGAGGGCTACGAAGTCATTGTTGATAATGCCGGCGTTTCTGGTGATACCACAACCGCCGGTTTGTCCCGTCTTGATTGGTCAGTACCAGATGACGCAAAACTCGTCATTCTTGAGCTTGGTGCCAATGATATGTTGCGCGGTATTGAACCAGAGGTCACCGAGCAAAACCTTGACGCAATGCTTGCCCGCCTTCAAAGCCGCAAAATTCCAGTACTGCTCGCAGGTATGATGGCCGCGCCAAATATGGGGGTAGAAAATGTCACAAAATTTAATGCTATTTATCCGCGCCTTGCACAAAAATATAATGTTACCCTTTATCCGTTTTTTCTTGATGGTGTCGCAGGACAAAGCCAATATCAGCTAAGTGATGGCATGCACCCCAATAAGCAAGGGGTTGAACTTATGGTAGATCGGTTTTTGCCAACCATAAAGGCAGAATTACAAAAGCTTGGTGTTGAACCGCTGCAGGATAGTGAATAA